From Candidatus Pedobacter colombiensis, one genomic window encodes:
- a CDS encoding FecR family protein has translation MANSTKKEFLELTNKYLDNTASKEEIEVVEAYYDLFSVEPAVLERIAELGLDPLEKRLKDRINIKIKELEERKELPKPVIHSLWYYIARVAVILVFSSVGLYFYSNRTPQPSAMHITAENDIAPGKDKAILTLANGQKIALVDTIDGQVANEQGVVITRKESGQLIYKASTSQKTNSKLSFNTLSTPRGGQFQIQLPDGTKVWLNAASVIKFPTSFSGLAERRVELNGEAYFEVAKVNVKGQGDKAEHRLPFIVNTERQLVEVLGTHFNVNAYSDGKSVKTTLLEGAVRIIIPDLTHNSTVAVVAKSGQFILKPNEQFVLTDKGIHIDRVDAEQAIAWKDGLFTFEAENLESIMQKIAKWYDVDIHFENEELKQKIFSGSFSRFTNVSKVLQKIELTHCARFTIEGRKITVYKY, from the coding sequence ATGGCCAATTCTACGAAAAAGGAGTTTCTTGAACTGACAAATAAATACCTGGACAATACCGCGTCAAAAGAAGAGATTGAGGTGGTGGAGGCCTATTATGATTTGTTTTCAGTTGAACCCGCAGTTCTGGAAAGGATAGCAGAGCTAGGTCTTGATCCTCTTGAGAAAAGATTAAAGGATAGGATTAACATTAAGATAAAAGAGCTGGAAGAACGAAAAGAATTGCCTAAACCAGTGATACATAGCTTATGGTATTATATTGCAAGAGTTGCAGTCATCCTGGTTTTCTCGAGTGTAGGTCTCTATTTTTATAGCAATAGAACACCTCAGCCCAGTGCAATGCACATTACAGCTGAGAATGACATTGCTCCTGGTAAAGATAAAGCTATCCTGACTCTTGCCAATGGGCAAAAAATAGCGCTTGTTGACACAATAGATGGTCAGGTCGCTAACGAACAGGGAGTAGTCATCACAAGGAAGGAATCAGGGCAGTTGATTTACAAGGCATCAACTTCGCAAAAAACAAATTCTAAACTGAGTTTTAATACATTGAGTACACCTAGAGGAGGTCAATTCCAGATACAACTTCCCGATGGAACGAAAGTGTGGCTTAATGCAGCATCTGTTATTAAATTTCCTACCTCATTTTCGGGATTAGCAGAACGAAGAGTTGAGCTTAATGGTGAAGCGTATTTTGAAGTAGCTAAAGTTAATGTAAAAGGACAGGGTGACAAAGCGGAACATAGATTGCCCTTTATCGTGAATACTGAACGACAGCTTGTGGAAGTATTGGGTACTCATTTTAATGTGAATGCCTACAGTGATGGTAAAAGTGTAAAGACTACTTTATTGGAGGGGGCAGTTCGTATCATCATCCCTGACTTGACTCACAACTCTACTGTGGCTGTCGTCGCAAAATCCGGACAATTTATTTTAAAGCCTAACGAACAATTCGTTTTAACTGATAAAGGTATTCATATAGATAGGGTGGATGCTGAACAGGCCATTGCCTGGAAGGACGGACTTTTTACGTTTGAAGCGGAAAATCTGGAGAGCATTATGCAAAAGATTGCAAAATGGTATGATGTAGATATACATTTTGAAAATGAAGAATTAAAACAAAAGATATTTAGCGGCAGTTTTTCACGTTTTACCAATGTGTCGAAAGTATTGCAAAAGATTGAATTGACCCATTGTGCACGATTTACTATTGAGGGAAGAAAAATAACAGTATATAAATATTAA
- a CDS encoding sigma-70 family RNA polymerase sigma factor, translating into MVSYGSYADTQLINLVKAGDETAFDEAYKRYWKKLYSEAYKRLRSAELCEEVIQDVFADFWVKREEKQIIELFPYLLTAVRYQVYMLYKKGRSMPVFEEPLEYMAQESLQADSLFCEKELKASIEAWLTLQPEKRREIFKMRFMQDLTTREISEILGVSQKTVQNQLLTATASLRASLGKIVTISAIMMAFKVN; encoded by the coding sequence ATGGTTTCTTATGGTTCGTATGCTGACACACAGCTCATCAATCTGGTTAAGGCCGGTGATGAGACGGCCTTTGATGAAGCTTATAAACGATATTGGAAAAAACTTTACAGTGAAGCATATAAGCGTTTAAGAAGTGCGGAGCTTTGCGAAGAAGTGATACAAGATGTGTTTGCTGATTTTTGGGTAAAGCGTGAAGAGAAACAAATAATTGAATTGTTCCCTTATCTGCTTACTGCGGTTCGATATCAGGTTTACATGCTTTATAAAAAGGGTAGATCCATGCCTGTTTTTGAGGAGCCATTAGAATACATGGCACAGGAATCTTTACAAGCAGATTCGTTATTCTGTGAAAAAGAGTTAAAAGCCTCTATCGAAGCTTGGTTGACCTTACAACCGGAAAAGCGTAGGGAGATTTTTAAAATGCGGTTTATGCAGGACTTAACTACACGGGAGATTAGTGAGATACTTGGGGTTTCTCAAAAAACTGTACAAAATCAATTACTTACTGCCACAGCAAGTTTACGGGCCTCATTGGGTAAAATTGTTACCATCTCTGCGATTATGATGGCTTTTAAGGTGAATTAA
- a CDS encoding cellulase family glycosylhydrolase: MGSCKIIVFLFCVFIHGAFSQKRNQHKRELWTVEQANDWYKKMPWLLGSNFLPSTAINQLEMWQADTFDPVTIKRELGWAKSLGMNTMRVYLHDLPFQADSAGFMKRINVFLNIAARNGIKPVFVIFDSCWDPFPKSGKQPKPVPYVHNSGWVQSPGLTALKDPAQYPRLERYVKGVISRFAKDKRILAWDLWNEPDNINGNSYGKVDLADKATYVLPLIKKTFEWARSVNPTQPLTSGVWTGNWTSDASLRAVEKVQIGESDIITFHNYGKPEEFANKMKQLERYHRPLICTEYMARPTGSTFEGFLPTAKKHKVGMINWGFVDGKSQTIYPWDSWTKKYNDEPALWFHDIFRKDGTPYKQEEIDLIRSIVAIK, from the coding sequence ATGGGATCATGTAAAATAATTGTTTTTCTTTTTTGTGTATTTATTCATGGGGCTTTTAGTCAAAAACGAAATCAACATAAAAGAGAGCTTTGGACTGTAGAGCAAGCTAATGACTGGTATAAAAAAATGCCTTGGTTGTTGGGGTCAAACTTTTTACCGAGCACGGCCATTAACCAACTGGAAATGTGGCAGGCAGATACTTTTGACCCGGTAACCATTAAGCGTGAGTTGGGCTGGGCAAAGTCATTAGGGATGAATACCATGAGGGTATATCTTCATGATCTTCCATTTCAGGCAGACTCGGCAGGATTTATGAAACGTATAAATGTGTTTTTGAATATTGCCGCCAGAAATGGAATTAAGCCTGTATTTGTGATTTTCGACTCCTGTTGGGATCCTTTTCCAAAATCTGGAAAGCAACCAAAACCTGTCCCTTATGTACATAATTCTGGTTGGGTTCAAAGTCCAGGTTTAACCGCGTTAAAAGATCCCGCTCAATATCCACGATTAGAGCGTTATGTAAAGGGCGTTATTTCCAGATTTGCAAAGGATAAAAGAATTCTTGCCTGGGACTTATGGAATGAACCTGATAATATCAATGGGAATTCCTACGGGAAGGTAGATCTGGCAGATAAAGCAACCTATGTACTCCCATTAATTAAAAAAACTTTTGAATGGGCGAGGTCGGTAAATCCTACCCAACCTTTAACTTCAGGTGTCTGGACAGGTAACTGGACTTCTGACGCTTCATTGCGGGCTGTTGAGAAGGTTCAGATTGGAGAATCTGACATCATTACTTTTCACAATTATGGTAAACCGGAAGAGTTTGCTAATAAAATGAAACAATTGGAGCGTTACCACAGGCCTTTAATCTGTACGGAGTATATGGCGCGTCCAACTGGAAGTACATTTGAGGGTTTTTTGCCTACGGCGAAGAAACATAAGGTCGGAATGATTAACTGGGGATTTGTGGATGGAAAATCACAAACGATTTATCCCTGGGATAGCTGGACAAAGAAGTATAATGATGAGCCCGCTTTGTGGTTTCACGATATATTTAGAAAAGACGGAACCCCATATAAGCAGGAAGAAATCGATTTGATTAGAAGTATAGTTGCAATAAAATGA